Proteins encoded together in one Salmo trutta chromosome 3, fSalTru1.1, whole genome shotgun sequence window:
- the LOC115173463 gene encoding ubiquitin-conjugating enzyme E2 K yields the protein MANIAVQRIKREFKEVLKSEETSKNQIKVDLVDENFTELKGEIAGPPDTPYEGGRYQLEIKIPETYPFNPPKVRFITKIWHPNISSVTGAICLDILKDQWAAAMTLRTVLLSLQALLAAAEPDDPQDAVVANQYKQNPEMFKQTARLWSHVYAGAPSSSPEYTRKIDKLCAMGFDKNAVIVALSSKSWDVETATELLLSN from the exons ACGAGTAAAAACCAGATCAAAGTGGACCTGGTGGATGAGAACTTCACAGAGCTGAAGGGGGAGATCGCAGGGCCACCTGATACACCATATGAAG gTGGTAGATATCAACTAGAAATAAAAATTCCAGAAACATATCCCTTCAATCCACCAAAG GTACGATTTATCACGAAGATCTGGCATCCCAACATCAGCTCAGTCACAGGTGCAATATGTCTGGACATCCTCAAAGACCAGTG GGCAGCAGCTATGACGCTGAGGACAGTGCTGCTGTCACTACAGGCCTTACTGGCAGCTGCAGAACCAGACGACCCACAGGACGCTGTGGTGGCCAATCAA TATAAGCAGAACCCAGAGATGTTCAAACAGACGGCCAGACTCTGGTCTCACGTGTACGCCGGCGCCCCCTCCTCCAGTCCAGAGTACACCCGCAAAATAGACAAACTCTGTGCCATGGGCTTCGACAAA AATGCAGTAATAGTGGCGTTGTCGTCAAAATCCTGGGACGTGGAGACTGCGACAGAGCTACTGCTCAGTAACTGA